The following DNA comes from Sceloporus undulatus isolate JIND9_A2432 ecotype Alabama unplaced genomic scaffold, SceUnd_v1.1 scaffold_21861, whole genome shotgun sequence.
TATTAATCAGAATTTTTAATTTGATTATTCTTGGTCAATATCCCTCTTCACAGTCCACATTTCATAGCTTTACAAATCCATAGCTACGTTGCAGGAATGCAACAAGACCCTGTTAGTGAACTGTGAAGACATAAATCCAGGTACCAGCAAGAGGAAACAGAAATTGTGTTTTTACCCACAAGCATCTTAgttcaaatacatttaaaaaggcCAAACAGTGCcaacaaatgaattaaaatagcCTTCCTCAATCAAGTGCCCTTGAatatgttggactatgatccCCATTATCCCCAGCTGGCATGCTCAATTCCTCTGTACCAGACAAGGATAATGAGGATGAAAGGACGACACACGTAAAGAATGTCTGATTGATGGGATAGTTGGCATAAGTTGTTATTGTgaactttgaatcccatttgggaggCACAGGGtgtgatataaaataaataaataaatggtgtttCAAAAGAGAGCATCCCAAGGTAAGGGCCACCATTTCAGACAGCCATTCCACAACCTCACCCTTCTAGCGTGGGGACTCCCTCGTGTCGCCCAGCCGCCCGCCGTGCAGTGAAACGCGCGCGAGGCTGCCGGGCGCCGTATCGGTGCCGAGACTGGTGCTCCCTCTCTCGCCGATTCTCAGCATCTCGGTTGTCTTCCAGCTGTGTGTTCGACCCAAAGGCAGGGAACTCAAAGCTGTCATCGATTATCCCGAAGGCAAACTGGCCGT
Coding sequences within:
- the LOC121918660 gene encoding E3 ubiquitin-protein ligase RNF126-like, which encodes NVDQHLFTLPQGYGQFAFGIIDDSFEFPAFGSNTQLEDNRDAENRREREHQSRHRYGARQPRARFTARRAAGRHEGVPTLEGIIQQLVNGIIAPTTIPNLGVGPW